In Ooceraea biroi isolate clonal line C1 chromosome 1, Obir_v5.4, whole genome shotgun sequence, the genomic stretch ttgtaATAATCTAGTAACTTTGGCTTTAAACCAGAATTTGTCAACGATTGTATGCAAAGGAGACGTAAAACTTTGAGTAAAGGTTGTTGTTGCGCTATCAAATCTTCGATATACGCATTTGGTTTGTCCGTGTCGATACAATTTAACAGTTCTTGCTCGACTTGTAACGATTCCAAAAAATCACTCGAATCGGTAATTTCCTTTATCATTTTCGCAATGGTAGTGTctaattaaagagaaattttaatgagaaacataatttttgagACGCAACGTTATACGCTATAAGCCACGTATACCAGCATCTTTCTTTGTTAACTGTTCTCACTTACGCCTTGCTAATGATTGCTTCGTCGCTAGCATGTGTGGTAATCTAGCAACAAACTGTTTAATTTCTTGCACACTTTTGTCTCCATGCCTTTCATCAAACTGAGATAAGATCACCTTAGCTTTCCTGTTAAGAACTGGACCAACGCCATTAAAGTTTTTATCTCTGCAAATAAAAGCTATTGCACGAACGGCTGGTGACAAATATAGCGATGCCTATAACTAGATGCTTACCTGATTTCAGCAAATAATTCTTCTCCCgaattcaatataatttgttcTTTCTCATTTAGAGACATTGCTGTGGGAGAGTCATCCGAGTCATGAAACTCTTTTGCAGGTAATTGTACagtatctgaaatatttataaaatatatatatacatacatttttacGCTTCAGAATTAAGTACAGAAAATCGATACTTtactgtattttattccaaatatttcatcaattaAACCCTCGTAAGTTAGTTGTGTGACCAAGGGTGAAAGCAAGTCTATGGATCGATCCAATAATAACAAATGTTCGATTGCGACGGATGAGCCAGGAGCAACTTTaatgtcttcttcttctttgcttAATCTCTCTAATAATTCCCAGACTTTGCTAGCTGCTGGTCCTCTTCCCGTAATTTTTGAGATTTTCCCATATAACCTCTGTAAACCTTGTATAGCTTGTGCAACTTGATACAAACAGGTAGGATCATTTTCTAAATGGAACTCTTTAAAAGAGCCACTCAGTTCCATCGATAATAGATCATTGTCAAATGGAAAAAGGTCACACTTAAACTCCTCTATTAGGGTAAAGCTGCCAAATACACCACGATTCTGAAGTTTCTTTTGACAAAGTAGGCTCTTGCGTGGTACAAAAAATAAGTGAAACTCTTTACGTGGCCTTTTGCCTTCTTCTCTGTAAATATGATATCAACACACATTAGTCTACATAAACAGATTTCTTGCAAGCCCATCTTAAAGCAATCATTCAAGCATTAGTATTTCAACTCGATCTGACAGTTTCTTGCCGTATATTTACCCATGAACATTCTCAGCTATCAGATCCATAAGTTCTAATTGCGGTCTCGAGATAAATATGACATTGGCTATGTTGGATGGTATCATCAAAGTTCCACCATGCAATGGATACATTTTCACAACACCATACTCCTCCAATGAATTATATTTCGCTACAAGACCAATCGGTCCAGCCAATGATTGATCCCATATAATAGCctatagaaaaaaaacgatGACAGCTGATAAATAGATATGTAAGATAAATATCTCAAAGAAAAGttaggaggagaggagaggattATTTGAGAATTtcaaagattattattaatattatttgagcTAAATAATCCTAAGATAAGTTGGAGGCGCTATTGATTCTACCCGAAATCTAATCCAAAAGACCTCATGACAGCTGAAatggataaataaatactcgaaaaaaaaagttagGTTATGCGGTAGATTGTACCTTTGAACCATCGCATTTTTCTAATAGGCAGAGCAATTGTTTCCTCGCTTGTTCTTGTATGAGGCCCACATTTAATCTACCTCCGGTTAAATACGCCGATGACATCGCAATCGCAAGATTTTAACAATACatcaacaatatattatatcagaaACAGTCGGTGTAACGTCGACCCACCGTGAGTCGTGACCAGTCGTGACAGTTCCAATGGCATTTAGTGACATCTAGTGGCAAGTGGTCAGTGACAATTATGAATTTACAGTATCGCTGTTATCAAACGTGTGGTTAGTCTGACGAGATACACGTAACGTTCAAGATCTCGTAATTAGAAGTATCTCATTGCGTGTAATggatgataattaatatattctcacTGTTTCgacgttaaatatttttttcaattactgTCCGGTTCTCGCGATATGTCTCGATAGACGTCGATTATCGGAGTTGAACCAGAATCACGAATCACGATACGCGCGCTGGATCACAATGTCACGATCAAATCATTCCGTGTCTTTTTGCGCTTTTTACcatttaaaattgaaactcGTGAGAATAGCAATTTCCGCaaatttcttgtaaattaTTTCGGGCGTTTAatcgcaattaaattaaatatcgcgaGCGAATCAATGAGATTTCGCGTGTGGAATTCCGCTGGGATCGGCTGAGAAATCTTCTTTACGGATCTGACATCATTTTCTCATTAAATCGCGCAAGAATCGTAAGTTCGAGCAATGAACGCGCAATCATCGCCAGGTATGTGCATacgtgttttctttttcttactcgtacctttattataattgtgataTAACCTTAATATCAACCGTGACGAGTTTTTAAATAGTGACATTTGTGCGAAAGCCGCGATTTTTTGATCTCGTAgcgctttttttttctcacatcgactaaataattttttacaataatgttaaaaaaagataattaaagtaCTGAAAAGTACTCGTGTATTGCGTTAAAGTTTTCGAGtactgaaaaattgattgccaaaaatatatataaatgattatattatcttCGAGTTTTTCAAGGTGTACGCATAATGCCAATTTCTTCTGCATCTTGCATGTATATCGTAACGCATATGTGCGCTTAACACGCGAGTATCAATAGTTAATAAGTTATAGTTTCAGTAATCACGTGTGTTCTTGATGTAACGTCAATGAATCGAGTTACATCATCTCGTGTGTGAGTTTTCGTTGGAATTTTTGGAATTTGGCACGGCGTATTTGAGCGATATATTCTTAGATGTTTTCGGATgatcgcgcgatacgcgagtTTATATATCGGGCCGGATGCACATTCGGTATTCGTGGGGTACGGTATTTGTGTCAGTGTTCCAGAGACTGCGCAGCATCCCGCGCGGATAAGCAGGGAGCACGCAACTGCGCTCACGCGACTGCGTGAGACGCCTGCTTAGGGGTGCGATAGGGGAGGCCACTCCGGTTTTTAATCCGTGGCCATGGTGGGGACGTATCCTCGCGACCCTCTCTTCTCGTTGCACTCTTCTCACCCCGTTATTATTCCACCCCTTTCCGACTGCTTAGTCGCTTTCCGCCCCGCCGAGACTCGACGATCCGGCACCCCACCATCGTCGCCGATCCTCTCCCGCCACGTCGTCCGTCGTTCCGACGTCTTCTTCAGCATCCCTCCATGCTCCTCGTCAGGCGGGGGTTGCTACCGGTCTCCTAGTGACTTTCGTCGTCGGGGGTCGCGTGACACGTGCGTGAGAAAATACCGGTCTCGGGTCTCGATTCCGACCGATGTGTACGACATACCGAGTGGTTCCACATCGACCTCGCGATCGCGAAGGACCCGCTGTCAGAGAAACGGCGGCGATCGACGGCACGTACGCGTCGTATCCGACGCATCCTACAGTAACGCGAGATCGAAGATCGTGCTGTACTTGGTGATCCATCGTCAAGTTTCCGTCATCGGCAAGTTTCATTGTGTCATCAGCTGTAGTGGATTTTCTTCGGCAGAGTTTCAACATTGGTGCGCGCTCGGAACGATTTCCGTTTAAGTAAACGGCGGATCTCTGAGATGTCTTGTGGTATCCACATTAGAAATCGCCTTTTCCGCCCTCGAGTATCTTAACTTTGCTTCCAAAAACGGTTCTCGTTCTTCGATCGCGACGCTAGCAGCGACGTCAGAAACCACTCACGTTAACAGTGTAATACGACAACGAATCTAATCATCTCGGATCTCAAACCGCGGGTTTATGAAAATCTTTCAATCTTTTGAGGATACATTACGACAATCTCCTAATCATAATCGATTTTCTTCATCGTGTTATCATCACATCCTTTCCAGTTCGCCAGTATCGCCATTATATTCGTATCGATCAGCATCGTTTCACATTTCTCATCTTTTTTCGTATCGTATAATCGATAGACGTTCTATCGATAatgttgtataatatattaacgtTCCGTAATTCGCGGATGTTTCATTGTCgcttttgcattttatttcacttctCTACGTACTCGTTGGCAATGTTTGCCAATCCGCGGATTAGCGGATAAAGGATACATAAAGGAAAgcgcaatataattattctcttttttttaacacaCAAAAAGGAGGCATGACGTACGTATCGGAGTATTTAGAGATCAGCTTCGCGGTGTCACATTATTAATTCAAAGAGATTCGTCTGAAATAAAGCGTACGCGGCCCGGTAGATTATAAAAAGCCTTAGATCTAGGAAGCAAAGTGGCGCTATAATTGGATCTGGTCCAATGGTTTCTCCTTTTCAACCAGTATTGAAACGATACTGgaatattacgaaaaaaaggaagatattAATCGCTTAACACAGCACTCGCAAACTAGCATAGAATGggatcatttttacggaaatgatcgcgaaaagagaaaaatagtgAAGAAGACTTGACTTGACTCGATTAACCGATCTGTAAGCttagcaataatattttttattttctttttcgtttcatCGTCTTTAATTGAATGAAGCTCACGAGGAAAAAAGTTTTGGAGAATTGTTTTTACTGAATGCGCTCGTTCCTTTGTGCGTCAACTTTATTCGCTGCAGATTCGACTTCACTTT encodes the following:
- the LOC105280270 gene encoding vacuolar protein sorting-associated protein 33A, whose amino-acid sequence is MSSAYLTGGRLNVGLIQEQARKQLLCLLEKCDGSKAIIWDQSLAGPIGLVAKYNSLEEYGVVKMYPLHGGTLMIPSNIANVIFISRPQLELMDLIAENVHGEEGKRPRKEFHLFFVPRKSLLCQKKLQNRGVFGSFTLIEEFKCDLFPFDNDLLSMELSGSFKEFHLENDPTCLYQVAQAIQGLQRLYGKISKITGRGPAASKVWELLERLSKEEEDIKVAPGSSVAIEHLLLLDRSIDLLSPLVTQLTYEGLIDEIFGIKYNTVQLPAKEFHDSDDSPTAMSLNEKEQIILNSGEELFAEIRDKNFNGVGPVLNRKAKVILSQFDERHGDKSVQEIKQFVARLPHMLATKQSLARHTTIAKMIKEITDSSDFLESLQVEQELLNCIDTDKPNAYIEDLIAQQQPLLKVLRLLCIQSLTNSGLKPKLLDYYKREIIHTYGFQHLPTILNLEKAGLLKQQQSVRQYAVLRKTLRLTVEDESEIAPKDISYVHSIYAPLSVRLAEQLVQPNGWQGLNDVMGLLPGPTVSSVPYNVSSLARRNSITSEDSNSEPPKLIMVFFIGGCTFAEISALRFLSQQEDSNVEFVVGTTKLINGDTFLSSLMEHLEHT